The following proteins come from a genomic window of Streptomyces sp. GS7:
- a CDS encoding BTAD domain-containing putative transcriptional regulator, with amino-acid sequence MPSSPTPNPAPTTPTPATGPDDTPFVLSVMGPMSARHGGRDLALGPPRRRALLALLLIRLGRVVPTELLIEELWGEEPPRQAVATLQSHVSHLRRALQPASGPDRPTVLRHRAPGYVLELTPEQIDVCRFEHLVAEGRRLLEGRDPLAARDRLAAALSLWRGSPYAEFDGHPPLSDESSRLEHVRLTAVETCAEARLALGAAQEVAAGLDREARLHPARERLVGHLMTALSRLGRQAEALEVYERTRVHLDEEFGVGTAAELRRVRTAILRQEPGACGPTAEPRPGSREPAGPALGAPVIGAANAVVGERGRKAEAHPAVRAAQEAGRPAAAETSGGIGRAAATPRGPAAAGCNDGPQDGVTPEQRQEAHRPAAGYAAAPHLASGPGHTCRSATTIADSRSTTVDSPDSAPPAPDANAPKDERGRAALRPVPGGPGAQSPFTGRSEELQRLTAAAASTLAGHGHVAGVLGPAGVGKTRLLFELVPRLEAACAGQECRGLEVIWSHCFLGEGVPPYWLWTQILRRLSTTRPDAFREAAKPFGALLAPLMPERAAGPGGPAAESDWGQARFLTHDAVCEVLLALAVQRPLVLLMEDLHWADTASLDLLRLLSTRSQGHPLGIVLTAREYEVESDATLRRMLSEVLRGPRTETLRLGGLSRHDVAALVVAQAGPGVDAEVVEVLHRRSEGNPYFVMQLVSLLGDARSLRRPEAMDVLLTRIPTGVREALHQRFAALPEAVLRVLRLCAVIGTEVDTDLLSRTAGEDEPVAAALESAIRAGLLGEDPRHPERLHFSHALVQETLIDELTREDRQRLHARVAEGLSARRLGQVEDAEIERVAHHAWHAKSALPAAETLPLLLRAAEQAEQQLAYEQVETWLRRAVHLVGLLPPGDPSAASLDQRLHVQLGQVLATTRGYGHAEAETALARGRALSEAAHSPQDPSVLWALCASYLVTGRYDDSRRFSGLLRDLAERTGQPVAVLGAAYGEGIVLHIRGQLRQALAELEHGVAMADGYAREGHSLARTFQHDPRVSCRSYDTFTHWLLGDRETATARRHELLRLTEYDSRPSDRAFALYVNAVVAAWEGDVHTARASGAEGVRMADEHGLRYWKAMLGMLEGWGLTHSGQEDDGLNLMHSSLAELRNSRSHLRRPLHLGLLGQAQHRAGRTEDAKTTFHAFLSAVGQRGEHVYLHHELPATRLLHDLLGRGAAEAVAAG; translated from the coding sequence ATGCCTTCATCCCCCACGCCCAACCCGGCCCCGACCACCCCGACGCCCGCCACCGGGCCGGACGACACCCCCTTCGTACTGAGTGTCATGGGCCCCATGTCGGCGCGCCACGGCGGCCGCGATCTCGCACTCGGCCCACCGCGCCGCAGAGCCCTGCTCGCCCTGCTCCTGATACGCCTGGGGCGGGTGGTGCCCACGGAACTGCTCATCGAGGAGCTGTGGGGCGAGGAGCCCCCGCGTCAGGCCGTCGCCACGCTCCAGAGCCACGTGTCCCACCTGCGCCGCGCACTGCAGCCGGCGTCCGGGCCCGACCGCCCCACCGTGCTGCGCCATCGCGCGCCCGGCTACGTCCTGGAACTCACCCCCGAGCAGATCGACGTCTGCCGCTTCGAGCACCTGGTCGCCGAAGGGCGGCGGCTGCTGGAAGGGCGCGACCCGCTCGCCGCGCGGGACCGGCTCGCCGCGGCCCTGTCGCTGTGGCGGGGCTCGCCCTACGCGGAGTTCGACGGCCATCCCCCGCTCAGCGACGAGAGTTCACGCCTCGAACACGTCCGGCTCACCGCCGTGGAGACCTGCGCGGAGGCCCGACTCGCTCTCGGGGCGGCCCAGGAGGTCGCCGCGGGCCTCGACCGCGAGGCACGGCTCCACCCGGCGCGCGAACGCCTCGTCGGCCACCTGATGACGGCCCTGTCCCGGCTCGGGCGGCAGGCCGAGGCGCTCGAAGTGTACGAACGGACCCGCGTCCACCTGGACGAGGAGTTCGGCGTGGGCACGGCCGCCGAACTCCGCCGGGTCAGGACCGCGATCCTGCGCCAGGAACCGGGGGCCTGCGGACCCACCGCCGAACCCCGCCCCGGCAGCCGCGAACCCGCCGGGCCCGCGCTGGGCGCTCCGGTGATCGGGGCCGCGAACGCGGTCGTCGGTGAGCGGGGGCGAAAAGCCGAGGCACACCCGGCCGTCCGCGCGGCGCAGGAAGCCGGCCGACCCGCGGCGGCCGAGACGTCCGGTGGGATCGGCAGGGCAGCAGCGACTCCGCGCGGCCCGGCGGCGGCCGGCTGCAACGACGGTCCCCAGGACGGCGTCACGCCCGAGCAACGGCAGGAGGCACACCGCCCCGCCGCAGGCTACGCGGCAGCGCCGCACCTCGCCTCCGGGCCGGGACACACCTGCAGGTCGGCGACGACCATCGCGGACTCGCGGTCGACCACCGTGGATTCACCTGACAGTGCGCCACCCGCGCCGGACGCGAACGCGCCGAAGGACGAGAGGGGCCGCGCGGCCTTACGGCCGGTGCCCGGCGGGCCGGGAGCCCAGTCACCGTTCACCGGCCGCAGCGAGGAACTGCAGCGCCTGACGGCCGCGGCGGCGAGCACGCTGGCCGGTCACGGGCACGTGGCCGGCGTCCTCGGCCCCGCCGGCGTCGGCAAGACCCGGCTGCTCTTCGAACTCGTCCCGCGGCTGGAAGCCGCCTGCGCCGGCCAGGAGTGTCGGGGCCTGGAGGTGATCTGGAGCCACTGCTTCCTGGGCGAGGGCGTACCGCCCTACTGGCTGTGGACCCAGATCCTCAGACGGCTGTCCACGACCCGCCCGGACGCCTTCCGCGAAGCGGCGAAACCGTTCGGCGCCCTGCTCGCCCCGCTGATGCCCGAGCGGGCGGCCGGACCCGGCGGACCGGCTGCCGAGTCCGACTGGGGCCAGGCCCGGTTCCTCACCCACGACGCGGTCTGCGAAGTCCTGCTCGCCCTGGCCGTCCAACGCCCGCTCGTCCTGCTCATGGAGGACCTGCACTGGGCCGACACCGCCTCCCTGGACCTTCTCAGACTGCTGAGCACCCGCAGCCAGGGCCACCCGCTCGGCATAGTCCTGACCGCCCGCGAGTACGAGGTCGAGTCCGACGCGACGCTGCGCCGCATGCTCTCCGAGGTCCTGCGCGGCCCCAGGACCGAGACCCTGCGGCTCGGCGGCCTGTCCCGGCACGACGTCGCCGCGCTCGTCGTCGCCCAGGCCGGCCCCGGCGTCGACGCGGAGGTCGTCGAGGTGCTGCACCGGCGCAGCGAGGGCAACCCGTACTTCGTCATGCAGCTCGTCTCCCTCTTGGGTGACGCGCGTAGCCTGCGCCGGCCCGAGGCGATGGACGTGCTCCTGACGCGGATTCCGACGGGCGTCCGCGAGGCGCTGCACCAGCGGTTCGCCGCACTGCCCGAGGCGGTGCTGCGCGTGCTGCGGCTGTGCGCCGTCATCGGCACCGAGGTCGACACGGATCTGCTGAGCCGCACCGCCGGCGAGGACGAACCGGTCGCCGCGGCACTGGAGTCGGCGATCCGGGCCGGGCTGCTCGGCGAGGACCCGCGCCACCCCGAACGGCTCCACTTCAGCCATGCCCTGGTCCAGGAGACGCTCATCGACGAACTCACCCGTGAGGACCGGCAGCGGCTGCACGCGAGGGTCGCCGAGGGGTTGTCCGCGCGCCGGCTCGGGCAGGTGGAGGACGCGGAGATCGAGCGGGTCGCCCACCACGCCTGGCACGCCAAGAGCGCCCTGCCGGCCGCCGAGACCCTTCCCCTCCTGCTGCGCGCCGCCGAGCAGGCCGAGCAGCAACTCGCCTATGAACAGGTCGAGACCTGGCTGCGCCGCGCGGTGCACCTGGTCGGCCTGCTGCCGCCCGGCGACCCCTCTGCCGCGTCCCTGGACCAGCGGCTGCACGTCCAACTCGGCCAGGTGCTGGCCACCACCCGGGGCTACGGCCACGCCGAGGCCGAGACGGCACTCGCCCGCGGACGGGCCCTCAGCGAGGCCGCCCACTCCCCCCAGGACCCGTCGGTGCTGTGGGCCCTGTGCGCGTCGTACCTCGTCACCGGCCGCTACGACGACTCACGCCGGTTCTCCGGTCTGCTCCGGGATCTGGCCGAACGGACCGGCCAGCCCGTGGCGGTGCTCGGCGCGGCGTACGGCGAAGGCATCGTCCTGCACATCCGCGGCCAGTTGCGGCAGGCTCTCGCCGAGTTGGAGCACGGCGTCGCCATGGCGGACGGCTACGCCCGCGAGGGCCACTCGCTGGCCCGTACCTTTCAGCACGACCCGCGCGTCTCCTGCCGCTCCTACGACACCTTCACGCACTGGCTCCTGGGCGACCGGGAGACCGCCACGGCACGCCGCCACGAACTGCTGCGCCTCACCGAGTACGACAGCAGGCCCTCCGACCGCGCCTTCGCGCTCTACGTGAACGCGGTGGTGGCCGCCTGGGAAGGCGACGTCCACACCGCCCGCGCCTCCGGCGCCGAGGGAGTCCGCATGGCCGACGAACACGGTTTGCGCTACTGGAAGGCCATGCTCGGCATGCTGGAAGGCTGGGGCCTCACCCACTCCGGACAGGAGGACGACGGACTCAACCTGATGCACTCCTCCCTCGCCGAACTCCGCAACTCCCGAAGCCACCTGCGCCGCCCCCTCCATCTGGGCCTCCTCGGCCAGGCACAGCACCGTGCCGGACGAACGGAAGACGCGAAGACCACCTTCCACGCCTTCCTCTCGGCCGTCGGCCAGCGCGGCGAACACGTCTACCTTCACCACGAACTCCCCGCCACCCGCCTCCTCCACGACCTTCTGGGCCGGGGGGCGGCGGAGGCGGTGGCGGCCGGGTGA
- a CDS encoding SpoIIE family protein phosphatase, protein MDTPVTTLSEGPDDPFALRRSASAVLDGTGRVVGWSEPAEALLGYSAEQVLGRSARDVLLDPRDADVVMAAVAACVGTGCWFGVLPVRACGGKRVEVGCRVRAVARADGGIEWLVVGAPAEQVIQWETDRSVLDGMFRRSPIGLAVHAPDLSLLRVNRAVARFGGIPAEYYRGLRTGDFVVRRDAELVEARLRRVLETGEPLIFTEQPCHLRHDPDRELVVSVSAFRMQDSSGRTLGVTQMVEDVTDRYRARRRLALLNEAGARIGTTLDVERTARELADVAVTELADCVSVDLLEPVTRGQEPGRETPATVVRAAVRSISEPPSVMYPVGHTTQFPPEAPQGRCLAERRPVLEPVLELSPGWYSLDPAKAERVLELGVHSLIVVPLVARGLVLGVVSLWRWQRPEPFEEDDLTLAEEFAARAAVCIDNARRYTQQHQAALALQRSLLPSAVPEHPAVEIDHRYLPADATAGVGGDWFDVIPLSGLRVALVVGDVVGHGIHAAATMGRLRTAVHTLANLDLPPDEVLSHLDDLVDRLAAEQEATGEHAPQVVGATCLYAVYDPVSRRCALARAGHPPPAVVTPDGRVDFPELPAGPPLGLGGLPFEAAELELPEGTLLALYTDGLLAVHRRDLDEGLAQLRQALSQPARSLKDTCKAVEDALLPDRPSDDIALLTARTRCLAEDKVATWDLPAEPTAAAEGRTLAVAQLDDWGLADMAFTTELIVSELITNAYRYSSGPVTLRLIRDRHLICEVSDTSSTSPHLRHAATTDEGGRGLFLIAQLTERWGTRYVRNGKTIWAEQPLPPLRGGVSPHSSGA, encoded by the coding sequence ATGGACACACCGGTGACGACGCTGAGCGAGGGCCCGGACGACCCGTTCGCCCTGCGTCGCTCGGCCTCGGCGGTACTGGACGGCACAGGACGCGTCGTCGGCTGGAGTGAGCCTGCCGAGGCGCTGCTCGGCTACTCGGCCGAGCAAGTGCTGGGCCGCAGCGCGCGCGACGTCCTGCTCGACCCGCGTGACGCGGACGTCGTCATGGCAGCGGTGGCGGCCTGTGTGGGTACCGGGTGCTGGTTCGGGGTCCTGCCCGTACGGGCCTGCGGTGGCAAGCGGGTGGAGGTGGGCTGCCGGGTCCGGGCGGTGGCGCGGGCGGACGGCGGGATCGAGTGGCTTGTCGTCGGCGCGCCCGCGGAGCAGGTGATCCAGTGGGAGACGGACCGGTCGGTCCTGGACGGGATGTTCCGCCGGTCTCCGATCGGCCTGGCGGTGCACGCCCCCGATCTGAGCCTGCTGCGGGTGAACCGGGCGGTCGCACGGTTCGGTGGCATCCCGGCCGAGTACTACCGCGGGCTGCGCACCGGCGACTTCGTCGTCAGGCGGGACGCGGAACTGGTGGAGGCACGGCTGCGGCGGGTGCTCGAAACGGGCGAGCCGCTGATCTTCACCGAGCAGCCCTGCCATCTGCGGCACGACCCCGACCGGGAGCTGGTCGTCTCCGTGTCGGCCTTCCGGATGCAGGACTCCTCGGGCCGCACCCTCGGCGTCACGCAGATGGTCGAGGACGTCACCGACCGCTACCGGGCTCGCCGGAGACTGGCGCTCCTCAACGAGGCCGGTGCCCGTATCGGCACCACCCTCGACGTGGAGCGCACGGCACGCGAACTGGCCGACGTGGCGGTCACCGAACTCGCCGACTGCGTCTCCGTCGACCTGCTCGAACCCGTCACCCGCGGTCAGGAACCGGGCCGGGAGACGCCGGCCACCGTGGTCAGGGCGGCGGTCCGGAGCATCTCGGAGCCTCCCTCGGTGATGTATCCGGTGGGGCACACGACGCAGTTCCCGCCCGAGGCCCCGCAGGGCAGATGCCTGGCCGAGCGTCGCCCTGTCCTCGAACCGGTCCTGGAACTCTCTCCCGGCTGGTACTCCCTCGACCCGGCCAAGGCCGAGCGGGTCCTCGAACTCGGTGTCCACTCGCTCATCGTCGTGCCGCTGGTCGCGCGCGGCCTCGTACTTGGCGTGGTCAGCCTGTGGCGGTGGCAGCGGCCCGAGCCGTTCGAGGAGGACGACCTCACGCTGGCCGAGGAGTTCGCCGCCCGGGCCGCCGTCTGCATCGACAACGCCCGCCGCTACACCCAGCAGCACCAGGCCGCGCTCGCACTCCAGCGCAGCCTGCTGCCGAGCGCGGTGCCGGAGCACCCCGCGGTCGAGATCGACCACCGGTACCTGCCGGCCGACGCCACCGCCGGCGTCGGCGGCGACTGGTTCGACGTCATCCCGCTCTCCGGGCTGCGGGTCGCCCTCGTCGTCGGCGACGTGGTCGGCCACGGCATCCACGCGGCGGCCACCATGGGCCGGCTGCGTACCGCCGTCCACACCCTCGCCAACCTCGACCTGCCCCCGGACGAGGTCCTCTCCCACCTGGACGACCTCGTGGACCGGCTGGCGGCCGAGCAGGAGGCGACCGGCGAACACGCACCGCAGGTCGTCGGCGCGACCTGCCTGTACGCGGTCTACGACCCGGTCTCCCGGCGCTGTGCCCTCGCCCGCGCCGGCCATCCGCCGCCTGCGGTGGTGACACCGGACGGACGGGTGGACTTCCCCGAACTCCCGGCCGGCCCGCCGCTCGGCCTGGGCGGGCTGCCGTTCGAGGCCGCCGAGCTGGAACTGCCCGAAGGCACCCTGCTCGCCCTCTACACCGACGGGCTTCTGGCGGTACACCGCCGAGACCTCGACGAGGGCCTGGCGCAGCTGCGCCAGGCGCTGAGCCAACCCGCCCGCTCGCTCAAGGACACCTGCAAGGCGGTGGAGGACGCGCTGCTGCCCGACCGTCCCAGCGACGACATCGCACTGCTCACCGCCCGCACCCGCTGCCTGGCCGAGGACAAGGTGGCCACCTGGGACCTGCCGGCGGAGCCGACCGCGGCGGCCGAGGGCCGGACGCTCGCGGTGGCCCAGCTCGACGACTGGGGGCTGGCGGACATGGCGTTCACCACCGAGCTGATCGTCAGCGAACTGATCACCAACGCCTACCGCTACAGCAGCGGCCCGGTCACCCTCCGGCTCATCCGGGACCGCCACCTCATCTGCGAGGTCTCGGACACCAGCAGCACGTCCCCCCACCTTCGCCACGCCGCCACCACCGACGAAGGCGGCCGGGGCCTCTTCCTGATCGCCCAACTCACCGAACGCTGGGGCACCCGCTACGTCCGCAACGGCAAAACCATCTGGGCCGAGCAGCCGTTGCCGCCGCTGCGCGGGGGAGTGAGTCCGCACTCCTCCGGCGCGTGA